One Phocoena phocoena chromosome 5, mPhoPho1.1, whole genome shotgun sequence genomic region harbors:
- the LOC136123500 gene encoding thymosin beta-4: MSDKPDMAEIEKFDKSKLKKTETKEKNPLPSQETIEQEKQAGES, translated from the coding sequence ATGTCTGACAAGCCCGATATGGCTGAGATTGAGAAATTCGATAAGTCgaaactgaagaaaacagaaacgaAAGAGAAAAATCCACTGCCTTCACAAGAAACGATTGAACAGGAGAAGCAAGCAGGCGAGTCGTAA